One Helianthus annuus cultivar XRQ/B chromosome 7, HanXRQr2.0-SUNRISE, whole genome shotgun sequence genomic region harbors:
- the LOC118480194 gene encoding uncharacterized protein LOC118480194, whose translation MNDLKKSFEADKLKLKADREALDVKRKPLMMRRKMPPRRETRNSGRRNGGGPNEPDPNIVAAITQAFTAMLPALVQAVRGPDPNPNPNPNPNPNPNPNPNPNPNPNPNPNPNSVIGDWLDKFIKQKPRSFTKATTPIVARDWILHIEKIFRALGVGDEFKSRLASYKLEEDAQTWWEGVLEERGGDPFVENLPWADFRTIFFEKYFNSVDKSSYTREYHNIRQRNDEPLSDFTDRFYRLVGFLGSAAGTPEEQAEKYQWAVCDRIRRAIIQSTFPTVAEAAKAAKKVDMENKEFLGGSNNNRKRNRDEYRTPFTSESSQAPTRNNQNNMGNRSSGRNNRPWQGRSQNQGQTKPYQPPTQAQPVNQKGNQNPTQSPVCNHCNKRHPGICRRLTGACLKCGDMGHKINECPKAGNRPTDTTRGAAVPPTTGGRVFSLTAGEAANAPGTQGNRGNV comes from the exons ATGAATGACTTGAAGAAGAGCTTTGAAGCAGATAAGTTGAAGTTGAAGGCTGATAGGGAGGCTTTAGATGTCAAAAGAAAGCCTTTGATGATGAGAAGGAAG ATGCCTCCGCGTCGTGAGACACGCAACTCTGGTCGTCGTAATGGTGGTGGACCAAATGAGCCTGATCCAAATATCGTAGCTGCTATCACTCAGGCCTTTACTGCTATGTTGCCTGCACTTGTTCAGGCCGTACGTGGTCCTGATCCGAATCCTaatccaaaccctaaccccaatcctaatccaaaccctaaccccaaTCCAAATCCGAACCCTAatccaaacccaaacccaaacagTGTAATTGGGGATTGGCTAGATAAGTTCATAAAACAGAAACCGAGATCTTTCACAAAGGCAACCACTCCAATTGTAGCAAGGGATTGGATTCTTCACATCGAGAAAATATTTCGGGCGTTAGGAGTTGGTGATGAATTTAAATCAAGGTTAGCATCGTATAAACTCGAAGAAGATGCGCAAACTTGGTGGGAAGGTGTATTGGAGGAAAGAGGAGGAGACCCATTTGTGGAGAATTTACCTTGGGCAGATTTTCGTACTATTTTCTTTGAGAAATATTTTAACAGCGTGGATAAGAGTTCTTACACACGAGAGTATCACAATATCCGTCAGAGGAATGACGAACCACTTTCTGACTTCACTGATCGGTTTTATCGACTAGTTGGATTTCTTGGGTCAGCTGCTGGAACACCAGAGGAACAAGCAGAAAAATATCAATGGGCAGTTTGTGATCGGATTCGTAGAGCAATCATCCAGTCAACGTTCCCCACTGTTGCAGAGGCCGCTAAGGCTGCCAAAAAGGTTGATATGGAGAACAAAGAATTTTTGGGTGGTTCGAATAATAATAGGAAGAGAAATAGAGACGAATACCGCACTCCGTTCACTAGTGAGTCGTCTCAAGCACCTACTCGAAATAATCAAAACAATATGGGGAATAGGTCATCGGGAAGGAATAATAGACCATGGCAGGGAAGGAGCCAAAATCAGGGTCAGACCAAACCCTACCAGCCACCAACCCAAGCTCAACCCGTAAACCAGAAAGGTAACCAGAACCCTACCCAGTCTCCAGTGTGTAACCATTGCAACAAGCGTCACCCAGGCATCTGTCGTCGACTTACTGGGGCTTGCCTTAAGTGTGGAGATATGGGGCATAAGATTAATGAATGCCCAAAGGCTGGTAACCGACCAACTGATACCACTAGGGGAGCTGCTGTGCCACCTACTACGGGAGGGCGTGTTTTCTCATTGACTGCAGGGGAAGCTGCTAATGCTCCAG GTACTCAGGGAAATCGGGGAAATGTGTGA